In Lactuca sativa cultivar Salinas chromosome 5, Lsat_Salinas_v11, whole genome shotgun sequence, the DNA window ttatgaattgatatactgagctcaagaaatgtttattgacaagagaatattatatgtcaagaagtcagtgggagtcttaatgtcttgaaaagtttcaagaactaatcaagaataaacctgatcgatcatcactagcacacgacttgaggtttacaacctatcgtgttgacactatcttgtttctatgcggttccagttgagttaattatgcatgtgagttctatgatttctcatttgaacgcataaaaggcaagcactttgatcaatgaaaaatacattgataggaaagggtgagctgcttaactacttggaagacatggtgggcagctgtgttaccataaggcaagaaatcaagattgagaaggttcggtccatatgagtttgggtttgtcgcaaactttggttttgacaaattcgcatggataggaaaacatacaccattaaaatctaagtgtcataagattctctccttcatgaaaatgattgtgaggaaatgctttcactaagagagattttaagaaaatattgattgtgaaaaattgtattctcgaattcgattatggttacggtatccctttccatgattcgaattgtgagatttggcaattagtctgaattgtttagacacacatatgagctatataagacaaaggtgtataagtttgagaaacttagataaaggattatcaaagcattaggtattagaaaaatgaacttaagaaattcaataggtattgttttctgaaagttaagttattttctaaatacatgtcaaagctagtgggagcataagtgttatgcttatatgataataatcatcattatagtgggagcataaatgttgtgcttgtatgattattaaggcaagtattgcaagataacaatattaattatagaaaacaagagttataccttgcaaagtcgtaaggattgaatagttgttttgctaaagagagagaatattatgcttcatttcaaatctaaaggcttaggttgtggaatgttaataaatttagtcaaggatacatagtgtgttctcaaatattgattatgattatggcatcaagattgataaagtatcagatcttcatgtaagacattatggatCGTATCCCATACgattcgggtaaaggatcgattgcagatgctataatatttgaccattctaaaattttccaaatgactagcgcatttagaggggaaaaggacaagaataggttttgactaagataattaaacaaatatcaaaggacggtccaaagttcgttgaggattgatcgcttgtgagtggttggaagtatggtattagatggaccatatcaacattatcatgaatagataagattctattaagaatgagttgtcatatggcaaatatggaaatgtttccacattgggagttggatactgtctatatctagattagaaactattatgcaagaaggatgttcaaaggaatgtactttgagtgagagacatcatatctatggaattttttctgatagagattagccaagtcttgataattttgagctatgactttacgaaagaatcattgcataaaatgttagaatctagcgtattctataagtggcaagaatttgatattcttatacttatgatatggattgggagttgtgaaatgagtatgattggaaatgtgttcatttgatctatttcacaaagtaaagaccgTAGGTAAACACTGTGTGCatactaagagcatgggacaattgttgttataattcaagtaagaagttgattacccgaaacaacaaataatgagtaatcaatatggtgattaaataaaatgttttatttatacccagagtttggggccatatggggttagtattattcttgtgtttcactttgcatgttttgtcttcctgaataattaaattggttcagaacaatcaaattattcgaacggaccacagtcgttcatatgttggaagtaggtatgaatgaagactgtcatgaattggtgtgtggattgtctaaagtgtattagacataagcaaatgtttgctacaacgttcatgagtgcttatgaatatgatttgagcattggattacacccacgctcacttggatcacttcatagattttatcatgagtgattggttagacgataatatcctatattcttgaaaccgagatgtgtgagttgtatcttgagagtcggttacacattgattatatgtaaacgcaccagtaacttggtgtcataaaacatattgttgtgtgtgattcagtaactgagtgcaagcaagcattgaatcaaaatttatccgttccttttatccaaagtgggatgaaagagatatctgtgggcccctcgatgatttggtgatgacactaagcgcttggccaagccgagactaatttgatgtgttcaattgtagtctattgttagtcgtcataaatcggaaatcgggaaacaacacatagttaagagaatgatttaaatccatgtctcagtctatacgatatctagaatggaggaatatatgatcccttatctaaaggacgcgtatatgataagatcagagttgacaacggcttttgaaagctgcGATTGCAGATCAatatctgaagtcatatgcataatagttattagacttatccaagtgggagactgttggattagtgtctaagtccataagtattttggtatgtacttgacccgatggtgcatggtccttttgggttgccttcaccaaaacaacttgataggataaattatggagagagaagattaattatgatttgttaatattatgagaataatatattaaaggagaaatcatatcgtttaattaatattagtcaagaattaattgatagttaattttgtgactaaaagagattaattaaacttaagggactgaaactgtaaatataagataattgaatttgggctatggattaccttggaataataggttggacgaattctatgaggaaaccaattagaaatcgtcctagggatattctaaaagggtccatgggctgcttactgcttaagcagtcagattagggcttcctagttgaaaaccctaatagcctacatgtatatatagtaccctcaagccccaaaaacgtggctaagagttccattagggtttccacatgttttgggcagcctcctctctccttattcttcatcctcttgctcatggtgtttgtgactccattagaggtgcaacacttgaggcactaagcttttgaagccaatccaagcaaggaattgattgttattgcaatataacaatcaaatgtaattctccaaaccctaattcagtttattatttgttagatctagggtttatagctttggatattcaattacatgttcattagacaaactagatccaaaagctattagggtttgcatgcacaccataggattgatgttttgctcaaaacccaacaaaattgTGGGCAAAAACCGTAGGCAACAACTGTtaatatatatattcacacactTTGTGCATGGGCAACACATTGTGCTTTTAGACTTGACATGTTTCTCAACAATATCCATAGAGTAAGACCTTCCAAGAATTTGGGAGCCATTTGGTTCTTCTCACTAATCCAAttattatcgatcatcactaccGTTTCATTATTCATAATTACATTGTATACATAGAAATTGAAATTTAGATTATATTTTGGCTATTAAACATAAGTTAGAGTTTAAAGTTTACTCCATGTGAAGTAAAAATGGGACGAAATTGATAGAATATTCACAagtatataaataaatatgtacTTAAGAAGTAAAAATCGGATAGAATGGATAGAGTATTCATTACGGTAAgcttttaaacctactttttaaATACCTTGTCTCATATGGGAATGTGTATTGCATGATGGTTTGTTTGAGAAAAACGCAGCAATAGTTCGTCTTAGCTCCCAAGTATATAAAGAAAAATATACCCGATGAGTAAGGAGAAAACGACAACCAAATTTTTCTTAAACAAACAATCATGTCATACACATTCATATCCTAAATAATATTAAGTATTAAAAAACAATCCCAAGAAGGGAACAACCCGGAATTAAATTCTAAATCAATTTCGACTGTGTATTTCTACACTCCTGATGATTTATAAAGAAGAGAGTCAAACTAAAAATCAATGATTCAACGTGTTTTCGTtgctttttttattttctattataaaGTCTTACTTttaatagcaacatatttttattagtttgttatatgttataaatataaaaaagaaatgaaaatagaATGCTTTAATAAACAAACTAATacaagtacgttgctattaacAACCTTCATAGTTACGTTTGCTTTAATAGCAAAGAACATTTATTAGGTTGTTTATTCAAGTTTTCAATTTTCacttatttttcatatttatattatttatagcatcttctttttgttttttctattataacattatactttacatactttttttttgtttttactaGTATAACAatttacttatgtttttttttaatttatatatcataacattgtactttaaacaATCATGTTACCTAATTAAGACAACGTTATAATGACTGcaattaagtcattaacaataTTAAGGGTTTTCAAACCATATTACCATGAGAATAAAAACATATTAGGCACCGAAAGACAACGTTATAATGACTGCAATTAAGTCATTCAACATTCACTTTCAAACAAATTCAACAGCTTTCATGAAAATAGAAAGATATTAAACACTTATTAATCAAGCGCTTtttcaatttaacattttaatAATCTGTAACTAAGCACTTACCATGAAACTAATTATAAACACTTTAAACACTTATCAATTAAGCACTTTATCACTTCATCTTATAAGAACTCAATACCGTAAACTTAAATAATTAAGACAATAATACATATTATACGTTTTATACATCCAAAACAACCACTCAACATCAAAATTACCTAATAAAAGATTCTAAATACATAAAAACATCACTAAATCGAAGACAAAACGAAACCAAAAGGTAGAAACAATACATGTTCTTCCTACTGTGGTGTCCAGATTATGGTGGTGGCTGGCAACGGTGGTCCTCTAATGGTGACCCGTGGTCAACATAAAAAACCCAAATAAGAAAAAACCTGTGAAATCAAAAACCTTACCCTTTGTTGGCGGTGAAGGAGACGGGTCGAAAGGAGATGGTCATCGTTGATGTTATTCCGCTGACAGTTCTGGTGACACGTTTTCTGAGAAGCAAAGAAAAAGCCGAAAATCATTTAGCCAAATCTTAAAATCCAACTAGAAAAAGAGTGAAATCGGAAATGAGAGGTGGTATAGAACTTACTTGTGGTCGTCGGTGAAGGAGAGTGGTTGAAGGAGTAGTCGTCGGCATTGGTCGTCGTTGAGTGATCCAGAGAGAAAGCTTGTTGGGTGCGGGGTTGCAGATGAACTTGAATGATCCTCCTTTTTGAGTTTAAAACCAATGCCGAAGACATGTTGTTGATATAGGATTAAAGAAAACTACGTCGTATTGTATTTCTCGccaataaaaaaaatgattaaatttTTTTTGTCGACGACTAATCGGGATAGAGTGCACATGAAATGCCATGTTCTATGCCGACGACTTGTCTTCGGGATTGCTTTCCAAAAAACGTCATTTCTGTTTTTCTGCACCACCGAATATAAATAAATGGAAATTTTAATTTATGCAAAATATACCAACGACATGTCATCGCCATAGGTTTTTGAAAAACCACGTAAATACTTTACATTCCCGCATCGACAAGTCGTCGACATAGATACCCAATGTTTGACAACCAAAGTTGGTGAATTCTGATGACTTCTCGTCGGCATAACTGTACGTAGTTGTAGTGACGAGTTATGTCGTCGGCACATGGGACAATTCTTGTACCGTATAATTGGAATTTATTGTAGGAAAGATAAAAAAAAGTTCTTTTATGTAGCTTTTACATTTTGATGGAGCTGTCAACTGCATTATTTAAAATTCATATAAATACATGAAAAGTATACCCAAATACATAAAAGTACCTAAAAATACTTAAAAGTTCATATAAATACGTGAAAAACATGCCAAAATACATAAAAGTACGTAAAAATACTTAAAAGcttatataaatacataataatacataaatgcatgaaaaatataccaaaatacatgaaagtgtataaaaatacttaaaagttcatataaatacataaaaaatccaataaatacatttaaaatttataaaaaagtaaaagaaaaaaaaactaaaaatatgttaaaaaactatataaaaaaattaaaaactacataaatacgtaaatgcatactaaatacataaaaaatatataaaaatatgtttatatattatatataaattttgaaaacatctatagaaAAATCTAGTTATTTTCGAAAAGTTAACAATTTCGTCTCAATGACCGGTTGAACATGTTAAAAAGGCTAAAATAATGAAATTAGCTAATTTTTTTGGGCATTTCTATTACAAAGCTTGGGTTTTAAttgttaatttttcaaaaaaaaaaaaaaaaaaagcaagatTTTTCTACAGATATCGGTACATATAATCTCAAAATGGATCAAAATTAAGTTTACACGAAAGATGTCAATCGATCTTTCTTCAAGTTTCCGCGTAAAAGGCAATATGTGTATTAGCTTCTTGTCCCCTGAATAGTGACCTAAACTTGTAGGTAAAGAAATAACATACATTCAGTGAATAATTATGGATTCAAATGCACATAAATGTTTTAGAAATACATTGAAAACATGATGACGGAAAGAGAGATTCTTGTGGGAAACAAAAAAAtctttattaatcacataatcaaCATAGATAAGTACATTACATCAGGAGTAACTACATAGTTATAGGTTGAAACCATCTCTTCCTGTCATAAAAACGACACACCCTTGCAATGTAACGGCAATGCCATCTTTCTACCATGAAGGTTAAGAAACTTATGTAACTGCCATAATAACTTCCAACTTGTAACTTCTGTTAGCAATAACCGTTACTCCATTGAGGCAAGCTTACATCTTCAGCAATAAATAGAGGGAACTTGTGTGcatgaaaaaaatagaaaactctTCAGAAACATGAGGTCTTCtacaattcattatttttttggCTTTATCATTTTAACATACCCAATTGCTTCAATGGCATTTTTATGTCCGTTCACTACAAAATGGAATGTTAGCGTTATTAGTGCTCTCCGTGAAGATCTTGTTGTTCACATAAAATCAGGAGATGATGATCTTGGGAACCATACCATTCCTTATGTAGGAAATTACTCCTGGTCTTTTTGTGAAAAGGTTGGTGGTCACACTCTCTTTTATGCTTACTTCTGGTGGGGTTCAAAGTTTCAGAGCTTAGATTTGTTTAACGAAGCCATTTCAAAAAAATGCTATTTGAATGTGGGTACCGAACATTGTTACTGGTTTGTAACACCTAAAGGGTTTTATGTAGATGCACACCCAAGTGGAGGTGGGGAATTCATTAAAGGTTGGGCTTAAAAACATGTATATATGTCATGTTTTTTTCTTATTGTAGCTTGAAATAATATATGATGCAACTTGACTGACCACATTAGGATGCTATGTACGAGTTCATTTCTCTTGTCAGTACATTTGCACATATTTATAAGGCTGCTTTATTTGTTACAATTCACCAACACAAGTTCTTTATAACGAATGTTTGaatagttaaaaaaataaaataaaataaaaactatcgAACAGATAGTTTCTTCTCTTTTCCACATgaaaatattacaaaaaaaatgtGAGAAGAACTAAACGACTAAACAACCAATCAGGAAGTTATGCCAAAAACAAGTGAAGATACAGCCTCTGAAGGAGGTAAAAACAGAGTAGATTAATGATTAGTTTCATTAtataaaagaaaatagaaaatcaAATATGTAGTAGTTGTAGGAAGTTAGAATACGGGGTTGTGCGCGCTCTCTTCTACGGTGAAAAGATTAAGTGATAGCACACAGTGAGTTACTTTActacataatcatatcatatttgTTAGTATATTACCATTGAATTGATTATATATGCatggacgtatctatccttactataataggcataaatttttcccgcgcctcggatattggttgtctgagtgtcgaccaaCATCCCGATGATGTAGTCCGGGTTTCAAGGTAGGGGTAAGGgtatcggaaagccataagatgggagtcattCCTACTAAAGTATCTTTATGCTAGAAAGGTTCACTCTCtggcttggaaagatttgaggggagttcggaacgaagactgcgggaagaaaggctcatgaagacttatggctaaacatccTCGATCGAGGTTTTGAAatccgatctaatcgtattacttgcgacaGGAAAATGCGATTTacttaacacatagtgtgagtagtgtaatcaccaaCTCACTAAATTGcgttattttatgggtgtattagcgcgacaataacgaggaaaagacacttctcgggttccatgtactggctcccccTGTCTACCTCTATCCTAGACTGGGAACGGCGTTGGTTTTTTTCAGATAGATACCAAGGGTTCTCCCCTCGTGTAGACATACcgaatctctactccgccttacttccgattctgactctaggtgtcatcacttcatgatggatggaTGGAAATCTcgaaagtttaggcgaatttcccaccaatgtccctaaaaggtataggcacttggtggtttcagtAGTCTCGTCTTGGTTCATTTATTTTtgaactggaaatcttcttaATGAagctcttctgggtctgaatcaactcttctgtcgatcACTGAAGTGGAAAAGGTTTTCTacaggttcgtgcgagaatggaaatgtctagagaatcctaagagattattaacattttaccgggtgatccatatcgagtcctgctacaattacatagggtacacaaatcatatatagcttagatccgataggccttcgaatatgtgatactaatctatatccacatcccaacgaggaaaaggaagtagagcgaaaccacacattcttagtctatgggatccttattatatataaccttggaagtataccctctgtaattgtaggtatatcaataaggatctttttagtttttcacacaaggttatcaatggatcctaaaatatccctatggtattttaatttcttgtttgattcttaacttctgaatatgattctaggattaatgtgagtcttttagtattctaAAATGCTCcgatagtattttaaactttatgtttggctctaggattcctagttggtaagtttcagacccgttgcaacaccaccatcactcccaagcacacgttcatcgcatctcgaataaatatagttgatcaggttacatttattccagtttgagattacataactgcccaggtttgatggtaatgctcaacatccgaagacttttattcttgttcttcttgtgatactttgttcgggtATTTAGATTCTGgttgttcttatactttggtaaaatatggttatattttaaagtataatttttggttagagtgttttatccctatgtatttataggttgtacatcttttatgaattgatatattgagctcaagaaatgtttattgacaagagaatattatatgtcaagaagtcagtgggagtcttaatgtcttgaaaagtttcaagaactaatcaagaataaacctgatcgatcatcactagcacacgacttgaggtttacaacctatcgtgttgacactatcttgtttctatgcggttccagttgagttaattatgcatgtgagttctatgatttctcatttgaacgcataaaaggcaagcactttgatcaatgaaaaatacattgataggaaagggtgagctgcttaactacttggaagacatggtgggcagctgtgttaccataaggcaagaaatcaagattgagaaggttcggtccatatgagtttgggtttgtcgcaaactttggttttgacaaattcgcatggataggaaaacatacaccattaaaatctaagtgtcataagattctctccttcatgaaaatgattgtgagtaaatgctttcactaagagagattttaagaaaatattgattgtgaaaaattgtattctcgaattcgattatggttacggtatccctttccatgattcgaattgtgagatttggcaattagtctgaattgtttagacacacatatgagctatataagacaaaggtgtataagtttgagaaacttagataaaggattatcaaagcattaggtattagaaaaatgaacttaagaaattcaataggtattgttttctgaaagttaagttattttctaaatacatgtcaaagctagtgggagcataagtgttatgcttatatgataataatcatcattatagtgggagcataaatgttgtgcttgtatgattattaaggcaagtattgcaagataacaatattaattatagaaaacaagagttataccttgaaaagtcgtaaggattgaatagttgttttgctaaagagagagaatattatgcttcatttcaaatctaaaggcttaggttgtggaatgttaataaatttagtcaaggatacatagtgtgttctcaaatattgattatgattatggcatcaagattgataaagtatcagatcttcatgtaagacattatggatCGTATCCCATACgattcgggtaaaggatcgattacagatgctataatatttgaccattctaaaattttccaaatgactagcgcatttagaggggaaaaggacaagaataggttttgactaagataattaaacaaatatcaaaggacggtccaaagttcgttgaggattgatcgcttgtgagtagttggaagtatggtattagatggaccatatcaacattatcatgaatagataagattctattaagaatgagttgtcatatggcaaatatggaaatgtttccacattgggagttggatactgtctatatctagattagaaactattatgcaagaaggatgttcaaaggaatgtactttgagtgagagacatcatatctatggaattttttctgatagagattagccaagtcttgataattttgagctatgactttacgaaagaatcattgcataaaatgttagaatctagcgtattctataagtggcaagaatttgatattcttatacttatgatatggattgggagttgtgaaatgagtatgattggaaatgtgttcatttgatctatttcacaaagtaaagaccgTAGGTAAACACTGTGTGCatactaagagcatgggacaattgttgttataattcaagtaagaagttgattacccgaaacaacaaataatgagtaatcaatatggtgattaaataaaatgttttatttatacccagagtttggggccatatgggattagtattattcttgtgtttcactttgcatgttttgtcttcctgaataattaaattggttcagaacaatcaaattattcgaacggaccacagtcgttcatatgttggaagtaggtatgaatgaagactgtcatgaattggtgtgtggattgtctaaagtgtattagacataagcaaatgtttgctacaacgttcatgagtgcttatgaatatgatttgagcattggattacacccacgctcacttggatcacttcatagattttatcatgagtgattggttagacgataatatcctatattcttgaaaccgagatgtgtgagttgtatcttgagagtcggttacacattgattatatgtaaacgcaccagtaacttggtgtcataaaacatattgttgtgtgtgattcagtaagtgagtgcaagcaagcattgaatcaaaatttatccgttccttttatccaaagtgggatgaaagagatatctgtgggcccctcgatgatttggtgatgaca includes these proteins:
- the LOC111904807 gene encoding S-protein homolog 5: MAFLCPFTTKWNVSVISALREDLVVHIKSGDDDLGNHTIPYVGNYSWSFCEKVGGHTLFYAYFWWGSKFQSLDLFNEAISKKCYLNVGTEHCYWFVTPKGFYVDAHPSGGGEFIKGWA